Below is a window of Cupriavidus sp. MP-37 DNA.
AACCATGGCGCTATGGCCATGGATCACAGCCAGCATGCCATGGGTAGCATGTCGGGGGGCATGGCGACCGATGCGTCGCTGAAGGTGCCCAGCACCAAGGCGCGCCACGCCAAGACCGAGTATGGCGCCACCACCGATATGCGCGTTGACATGGCGCGCACCAACTTGGACGACCCGGGCATCGGTTTGCGCGACACCGGGCGCCGCGTCCTGACACTGGCCGATCAGCACACCATTGGCGGTCCGTTGGACAAACGCGGTCCCGGGCGCGAAGTGGAACTGCACTTGACCGGTAATATGGAGCGTTACTCGTGGTCCATCGACGGGGTGGAGTTCGGAAATTCGACGCCGGTGCACTTTAAGTATGGCGAGCGGCTGCGCGTCATTTTGCACAACGACACCATGATGACGCACCCAATGCACATGCATGGCATGTGGAGCGAACTCGAATCGCCGGATGGCGCCTTCCTCGCGCGTCGACACACGATCGCGGTGCAACCGGCGCAACGCATCAGCTTCCTCGTCACCGCCGACGCCTTGGGCCGGTGGGCCTGGCATTGCCACCTGATGTTGCACATGGACGCCGGGATGTTCCGCGAAGTGGTGGTGGCCTGACCCTAACCGATATGCACATGGAAAAACCAACAAGAACAGTACTTGCCGCCGTGCTTGCTTCCGCTGGCATGAGCGCAGCTTGGGCCCAGCACGCCCACACCGAAGCGGTTCCAACGCAAACTTCGTCGCCCGCCGTCGCGGAAAAGGCGAAGTCCATTCCGAAAGCAAAGTCTTCGGGCAAGGTTGGCGGCACCGCTGCCACCGACGGCCAGATGCAAGGCATGGACTCGATGCAGGGCATGGACCACAGCCAGATGCAAGGCATGGACTCGATGCAGGGCATGGACCACAGCCAGATGCAAGGCATGGACTCGATGCAGGGCATGGACCACAGCCAGATGCAGGGCATGGACTCGATGCAGGGCATGGACCACAGCCAGATGCAGGGCATGGGTTCGATGCAGGGCATGGACCACAGCCAGATGCAGGGCATGGGTTCGATGCAGGGCATGGACCACAGCCAGATGCAGGGCATGGGTTCGATGCAGGGCATGGACCACAGCCAGATGCAAGGCACGGGTTCGATGCAAGGCATGGATCATGGCGACATGCAGATGCAAGGGGGGAGCGCGCCCGCGGATGCGCGCGACCCGCACGGTTACTCAGGGGGCTATCAGCTCGGCGTGGGTCAATACGCCATTGGTCCGCACCGTTCGCTGCACATGGCAGACGAACACCTATTTGCCTCGGTACTCGTTGACCGGCTGGAATGGGTCAAGGGAAATGAGAGCAATGCCGCTGCCTATGAGGCGCAAGCGTGGATTGGCAGCAGCTTTAACCGCCTCGTGATCAAGGCCGAAGGCGAATCCGAGAGGCGCAAGATCCACGAGGCGCGGACCGAATTGCTGTGGGGTCATGCCATTGCCACCTATTGGGACACGCAGCTGGGTATCCGCAACGATGCCGGCTATGGCCGGCCAACCCGAAACTGGCTGGCCTTCGGTATCCAGGGCCTGGCGCCATACTGGTTCGAGGTCGACGCTACTGGCTATATCGGCACCGAAGGTCGCACTGCGCTGCGCCTGTCAGCCGAGTATGAATTGCTAATTACCCAGCGCCTGATCCTGCAACCCCGAATCGAGGCCAATCTTTATGGCAAGAACGATCCCGAGGTCGGCGTGGGCAGCGGGCTTTCCAGCGGTGCCGTGGGTCTGCGCCTGCGCTATGAGTTCAGCCGTCAGTTCGCTCCCTATATCGGCATTGAACGGTACCAAACCTTTGGCAATACCGCCGACATGGTTCGCACCGCCGGCGGCCGAAGTGGCGAAACCCGTTTTGTAGCGGGTGTTCGCATGTGGTTCTAACCACGTATTTCAATCCACACTCATATTTGGAGTTCACCATGCAAGCGCCCCGCTTCACCATTCGTGCCGCTCTGGCAGCCGCCGCTGTGCTGGCTAGTACTGCAGCCTTCGCCCATCCAAAGCTGGTATCGTCCATGCCCGCCGACAAGGCCGAGGTGGCGGCGCCGCAGAAGATCGAGCTGAAGTTTTCAGAGAACCTCGCGACCCAATTCTCCGGGGCCAGCCTCGTCATGACCAGCATGCCCGGCATGGCCAACCATGCGCCGATGAAAATTGCCGCCAAGGTTGCCGGCAGCGACGACCCCAAGACCATGGTGATCACCCCGGCCCAGACGCTGGCGCCTGGCAGCTACCGCGTCGATTGGCGTGCAGTGTCGTCCGACACGCACCCGATTAATGGCAACATCGCGTTCACCGTGAAGTGATCCGCCGATGGACTGGGCAACTGTTGCAGTGCGTTTCGCACTCTATTTCGACCTGACTGCACTGTTTGGTCTGCCGCTGTTTGGCTTGTACGCACTGCGCCGTGAGGAAATGGCGTCGCCAACGGGTGCGCGCTTTTTGACGCTTGGCGCGGCGGTCGCGGCCCTGGGCATCGTCCTGTCGCTGGCCAATATCACCATCATGGCCAAGGGCATGACCGGTGCCGCATCCTACGCCGAACTGCAAGGCCATGTCTTCGAAATGATTGTGACAGGCACCGCGTTTGGCGCGGCCTGGGTCGTGCGACTCGTTGCCCTGGTCCTCTGCGTGCTGGTCGCGTTGTTTGTCCGCAAACGGCCAGAACTTCAATTCTGGGTTCTGGCTGCAGCGGGCGGCGTCGCGCTGTCCACGCTTGCCTGGGGCGGCCATGGCGCCATGGATGATGGCATTCGACGCTACATTCACCTTGCCTCGGATATCGCGCATCTAATGGCCGCCGGCGCATGGGTCGGCGCTCTGCTCGCGTTCGTGTTGTTGTCGCATCCCTCTGCCACACCTGCCAAGGTTGCCCTACTGAGCCGCACCTCAAACGGCTTCGCTCAGGTGGGTATGATCGTTGTCGCAACCTTGGTCATTACCGGCGCAGTGAACTATTGGTTGATTGTCGGTCCGGTCTTGCCAGAACTGTCGCTGAACTCATACGGTGGACTGCTGGCGTCCAAGCTGGCGCTGTTCGGTACCATGCTCGCCCTTGCCGCGGCTAACCGTTTTCATCTGAGCCCGCGCCTGGAGCATGCCCTACGGACGGGCGACCATGCCGTCGCCGTTCGTACCTTGCGGCGCAGCCTGATGTTCGAGACCAGTGCGGCAACGCTCATTCTAGCTCTTGTCGCCTCGCTCGGCATCCTATCCCCCGCGGGCATGTAGCCACGTTTTCACGAACCGCGCAGCAAGGCTGCGCTTGTCTTGCTCTCAAACAACCGCCAAGGAGATGCCATGAAGACGCTCAAGTCGTTGCTGCTGGTGTTGGGGCTGTCGCCGATGCTGGTGTGGGCTGCCGGCAGCATGGAGGGCCATGCGAGCCCAGCTAGCGCCAGTAAGTCCGCTGCCGGTCAGCCGGGCAAGCCGGCCAAGGTCTCACGCACGGTTAACGTGACCATGAGCGACACGATGCGGTTCGCGCCCGACTCGATTCAGGTCAAGCGCGGTGAAACCGTGCGTTTTGTCGTGCGGAATGTCGGCAAAGTGGAGCACGAAATGGTGATCGGTACCGCCGCTGAGTTGAAAGAGCACGCGCAGATGATGCGCAGCATGCCTGATGCTAAGCACTCTATCCCGAACCAGATTATGCTCGCACCTGGCAAACAAGGCACACTGGTGTGGCAGTTCGACGGTCCTGGGACCGTCGACTTCGCTTGTCTGGTGCCGGGCCATTTCGAAGCCGGCATGGTCGGCAAGGTGGCCGTCAAGTAAAAAGCGCGACGACGGGTGCGTCCGGCGGCGAACAAAACGGCGCACCGATGCTGAGGGTTCGACAGCGTAGGTTGGGTCATGGTGCCGCCGTGGCGGACCCGTTTTCTTGCGCGTGATCCTCCCCACTTGGAAGCGTTGACTTGTGGGGCATGACGTGGACCACATTGTTACCTGTCCAGAATGTAACGTTTGGGCAACGTTATCGTTGGAATGCCCTGATTAGACTAGATCGTGCGGCAACTCGCGTTTGGGTGCCGGTAGCCTTGCCAGTTGCCCACAGATCAGCGCAGCACCAAGCTGCGTGCGTCCTTGGCGCGGGTGGAAGTCGGGTTGTCGCAAAGGCGGGTCCGTTAGACCTTGCCGCACATCGACAGGGAGTCTCATTATGACTACCACGCAGGCTTTACGGATCGCACTGGCACTCTCTGCCTTCGGCATGGCGTCGGCGTGTGCGCCTTTGCCACCTGCTAGGGCCGATTTGTATGGTACCGTCGCTGCCGTCGAGACGGCGACTCGGTCGATCACGCTGCGGCCAGGTGCGCGATACGTTAATGTCACCTCTGGAGAAACCGTTGCTTTCCGGGGCGCCAACCGCACGGTGGCTTGGACCTTTATGACCACAAGTAGTGGACGATCGGCAGTTGCGCTGAACTTCCTTTTGCCGGATCTGCCGGAAGCCAAAGGCATCACGGCCATCATCGCGCCAAGCCCGCTCTATCGGGGCAGCTCATGACGTATTGGTTGCTTACTGGACGCTGTGCCAGACGACCACTTCGACAGCCCTCCCCCACGCCGCATCCGGACCAGTAGGCGGTGGAACGTCCGCCTTGGTCCGCTGACTTGGCGCTTGCAGACCCGAGGGGCACCGCCGGGTCTAGCCATATCGCGGCATACTGCGCAACGCGCAACGCATAGCCTTCAGTGCGCAAGTGCGTTTGCAGACCAGCCTAATGCAATTTAGCGAGAGCATGCAAAAAGTCACTGCCCCGCGGCGTGATGTGCAGACGATCGCCGTAAGCCAATTTTTCCAGATGCACCAGCTGCCGCTCAATCAATGCCTCGATCGACGCGTGATCGAGGTCGGCGAGATTGGGGGCTGCGTCGTCGATCAGCATAAGGGTGGCCACTTCATGTGGTGTCAGCATCGTAGTCTCCAGGACCCCTAGAAGTGAATCGGCGGATGGTTCCGCTCTCGTGGCGACGCGTTTCAGCATTCATTCAATGACCGCCGTGCAGACACGTCAAGGTAAATCACCGGCGCTGGGTCTACCATATGGCAATGCTCGACTTTCCATAACGGCTATGAGACTCGTCTTTCACCGGCGAGGCCATCCAGACCAGCCCCTGCATGGCATGCGCTACTACTCGATCATTGGGGCGGCGCTGGTCGTGCTTGGGCTTTTGTATCTCTTCTGGACGACGTAAGGGGATTAGTGCGGCGCAGCGTTCGCCGATCTTCGCCCACGACGAGTCATCGGCGTAGCGGCACGCGTGTTCGAGCCGTTTCGACGGCGCGCGACCGCTGCTCGCATACAGCTGTGTGCCACGCGCGAGCGGGCAGGCAGGCAAGAGACAGAAATTACCAGGCGCGATCCAAGCGCCTGAATACCAGCAAGCCGGCCGCTCAACGCGACATGTTCGTCAGCTGTGGCGTACACACCGCGACAGCTCGTGCAGGGTCACTGCAGCAGCCCAGGCTAGGCTCGAAACGGACGTAGGCGCCATCGCTGACCGGAGCGCCTGCTTGCGGTGTTTGCTTGGGTCGCTACTTCGGGCTCGCATACTGCGCGGTCGCTTCGCGCTGCGCTACTGCCATTTTCTCAGGCCAAGTGCTCTTGATGTACGCGAGCACGGCAATGATGTCGTCATCCGACATCGACTGGCCGAAGGCTGGCATGTCACTGACATAGCCTCTCGGCGCGGTCACGCCGGCAACGAGCCCGTTCTTGGTGATGGCAAACAGCACCGCGTCCGCATGGTGCCAGGTATGACCCGATGCATCATGCGGGGGCGCCGGCATCCGGCCATTTGCGAGCCGCTCGCGCCAGTTAGGCTGGCCTTCGAGCTTGACGCCATGGCACGACGCGCAGGCCTGTGCGTACAGCTGCCTGCCGCGACCGAGCTGCGCGGCATCCGTGGCATCGATGCGCAGTTGGCGCCCTTCCCTGAGCGTCTGCGGTCCACCGGAGGGTGGCTCCAGATAGCGTTTCGCCTTGAGCGCGACCCCGGTGGCCGCCGCGGCGGCCACCACCAACACGCAGGCCACGATCCAGCGCGACTGAGTTGACTCTTCCATGTCCTTTGTCTGGCAGTTCTGAAGTTCTGGCAACGCTTACCCGCGCAGCCCCGCTGCAGTCCTAGTCTTTCGAGAATGGCTTGCCGCTAAAATCCACTGTCACAAGCTTTCCGTCCATCTGCCCCATGCCTGGCGAGTTTGCCGGCATGCCGGGCACTGCGACCCCTTTCAAGGTCGGCTTCGCAGCGAGCTTGCGCACCGCTGCTGCCGGCACGTGCCCCTCCACCACCTGCGCGCTGCCATCGATCACCGCGGTATGGCAGGAGCCGAACTGGGTCGGGACGCCGAGCCTGGCTTTGACCGCCGTCATGTCGGACGAATCAATGACCTTGGTCTGGATGCCGGCCTGGTTCACGTGTTTGACCCATTCTGCACAGCAGCCACAACTGGGATCCTTGTACACCGTTAGCGTCGGCGAGGCCGCTTGCGCGCCGGTGGCGGCCGCGAGCAATGCGGCAGTGGCCAAGAAATACTTCATGGATTCTCCGAAAAACATCATGTCAATAGACAAGTCAGCACCGGTCGAGTGCCTCATCGCCAGCTTAAATCTCTGCCTGCCGCAGGCGTAGCGCATTGGAGATCACCGAGGCCGAGCTCAGGCTCATTGCCAACGCGGCAATCATAGGCGAAAGCAGCAAACCGGTGAACGGGTACAGCACCCCTGCCGCTAACGGTACCCCGAGCGCGTTATAGATAAACGCGAAGCCAAGGTTTTGTTTCATGTTGCGAATGGTTGCCTCGGATAGCTCGCGTGCGCGCGCAATGCCACGCAGGTCGCCTTTGACCAGCGTCACCTGAGCACTGTTCATCGCCACATCGGTGCCCGTGCCCATGGCGATGCCCACATCCGACTTGGCCAGCGCCGGGGCATCATTGATGCCGTCACCGGCCATGGCGACCACCGCCCCGCTTTGCTGCAGTTGGCTCACCAGCTGAAGCTTGTCCGCAGGCTTCACTTCGCCGTGGAACTCCGCAATGTCCAGCCTTGCGGCCACCGCCTTTGCCGTGGCCACGCCGTCGCCGGTGGCCATGACCACGCGGATGCCCTCGGCCTTCAGGGCCGCCAGCGCTTCGGGCGTTGAGCCTTTGACGGGATCCGACACCGCCAGCAGCCCGGCCAGACGGCCATCGACGCCAAGATACATAACGCTCGCGCCTTGTACGCGCAGCGTATCGGCTTGGGCGCGCAGCGCCTCGGTGTCGATGCCGTCGGCTTGCATCAGCGCCGTGTTCCCAATGGCGAGTGTCTTCCCACCGACCGTACCGCGCACACCGATGCCCGTGCTCGATTCAAAGTCCTGTGGCTTCTCCAGCGCCAAGCCACGAATGCGGGCCGCCTCCACCAGCGCCGCGGCCAGCGGATGTTCGCTGCCCTGGTCCAGGCTCGCCGCCAGCCGCAGGACCTCGTCGTCGGCATAGCCATTGGCGCCAATTGCACGCTCGAAGGCTGGCCGCCCCTCGGTCAGCGTACCGGTCTTGTCGACGATCAGGGTGTCGACCTTGCGCAGGTTCTCGATCGCGGCGGCATCGCGGAACAGCACGCCGTTGGTGGCGCCCTTGCCGCTGGCAACCATGATCGACATCGGCGTGGCCAGCCCCAATGCACAGGGACAGGCGATAATCAAGACCGCAACTGCATTGATCAGACCGAACACCCAACTCGGCGGTGGACCGAACAGGCCCCAGGCAAAGAACGTCACCACGGCGACGCCGATGACGCCGAGCACGAACACGCCCGCGACCTTATCGGCCATGCGTTGCATCGGCGCCTTTGAGCGCTGCGCCT
It encodes the following:
- a CDS encoding copper resistance protein B, translating into MEKPTRTVLAAVLASAGMSAAWAQHAHTEAVPTQTSSPAVAEKAKSIPKAKSSGKVGGTAATDGQMQGMDSMQGMDHSQMQGMDSMQGMDHSQMQGMDSMQGMDHSQMQGMDSMQGMDHSQMQGMGSMQGMDHSQMQGMGSMQGMDHSQMQGMGSMQGMDHSQMQGTGSMQGMDHGDMQMQGGSAPADARDPHGYSGGYQLGVGQYAIGPHRSLHMADEHLFASVLVDRLEWVKGNESNAAAYEAQAWIGSSFNRLVIKAEGESERRKIHEARTELLWGHAIATYWDTQLGIRNDAGYGRPTRNWLAFGIQGLAPYWFEVDATGYIGTEGRTALRLSAEYELLITQRLILQPRIEANLYGKNDPEVGVGSGLSSGAVGLRLRYEFSRQFAPYIGIERYQTFGNTADMVRTAGGRSGETRFVAGVRMWF
- the copD gene encoding copper homeostasis membrane protein CopD encodes the protein MDWATVAVRFALYFDLTALFGLPLFGLYALRREEMASPTGARFLTLGAAVAALGIVLSLANITIMAKGMTGAASYAELQGHVFEMIVTGTAFGAAWVVRLVALVLCVLVALFVRKRPELQFWVLAAAGGVALSTLAWGGHGAMDDGIRRYIHLASDIAHLMAAGAWVGALLAFVLLSHPSATPAKVALLSRTSNGFAQVGMIVVATLVITGAVNYWLIVGPVLPELSLNSYGGLLASKLALFGTMLALAAANRFHLSPRLEHALRTGDHAVAVRTLRRSLMFETSAATLILALVASLGILSPAGM
- the copC gene encoding copper homeostasis periplasmic binding protein CopC; the encoded protein is MQAPRFTIRAALAAAAVLASTAAFAHPKLVSSMPADKAEVAAPQKIELKFSENLATQFSGASLVMTSMPGMANHAPMKIAAKVAGSDDPKTMVITPAQTLAPGSYRVDWRAVSSDTHPINGNIAFTVK
- a CDS encoding cytochrome c is translated as MEESTQSRWIVACVLVVAAAAATGVALKAKRYLEPPSGGPQTLREGRQLRIDATDAAQLGRGRQLYAQACASCHGVKLEGQPNWRERLANGRMPAPPHDASGHTWHHADAVLFAITKNGLVAGVTAPRGYVSDMPAFGQSMSDDDIIAVLAYIKSTWPEKMAVAQREATAQYASPK
- a CDS encoding heavy metal translocating P-type ATPase, with protein sequence MNEPSSQRHPPKAGHHDNATSPGHGAHADQHHSHGHGAPHESPVSSVGTAKDPVCGMVVSADSAFQTQHAGNPYYFCSASCQRKFEADPAKYAVAAAAPAAAPSAAPDAESGPPGTIYTCPMHPEIRQDHPGNCPKCGMALEPLLPDLDETENPELVDFRHRFWWTLPLTVVTTVLAMLGHRFGWMQAATQSWVELVLSTPVVLWAGWPFFVRCAQSFLHRSPNMWTLIGLGTGAAYAYSVVATVAPDAFPQTFAAHGRIGVYFEAAAVIISLTLLGQLLELKARSQTSAAIKSLLGLAPKTARRIGRDGAEEDVPLTHVHVGDLLRVRPGEKVPVDGIVTEGSSSVDESMITGEPMPVTKREGDRVIGATMNTSGSLIIRSEKVGAQTVLSQIVQMVAQAQRSKAPMQRMADKVAGVFVLGVIGVAVVTFFAWGLFGPPPSWVFGLINAVAVLIIACPCALGLATPMSIMVASGKGATNGVLFRDAAAIENLRKVDTLIVDKTGTLTEGRPAFERAIGANGYADDEVLRLAASLDQGSEHPLAAALVEAARIRGLALEKPQDFESSTGIGVRGTVGGKTLAIGNTALMQADGIDTEALRAQADTLRVQGASVMYLGVDGRLAGLLAVSDPVKGSTPEALAALKAEGIRVVMATGDGVATAKAVAARLDIAEFHGEVKPADKLQLVSQLQQSGAVVAMAGDGINDAPALAKSDVGIAMGTGTDVAMNSAQVTLVKGDLRGIARARELSEATIRNMKQNLGFAFIYNALGVPLAAGVLYPFTGLLLSPMIAALAMSLSSASVISNALRLRQAEI
- a CDS encoding CzcE family metal-binding protein, with product MTTTQALRIALALSAFGMASACAPLPPARADLYGTVAAVETATRSITLRPGARYVNVTSGETVAFRGANRTVAWTFMTTSSGRSAVALNFLLPDLPEAKGITAIIAPSPLYRGSS
- a CDS encoding DUF411 domain-containing protein, whose protein sequence is MKYFLATAALLAAATGAQAASPTLTVYKDPSCGCCAEWVKHVNQAGIQTKVIDSSDMTAVKARLGVPTQFGSCHTAVIDGSAQVVEGHVPAAAVRKLAAKPTLKGVAVPGMPANSPGMGQMDGKLVTVDFSGKPFSKD
- a CDS encoding plastocyanin/azurin family copper-binding protein; the protein is MKTLKSLLLVLGLSPMLVWAAGSMEGHASPASASKSAAGQPGKPAKVSRTVNVTMSDTMRFAPDSIQVKRGETVRFVVRNVGKVEHEMVIGTAAELKEHAQMMRSMPDAKHSIPNQIMLAPGKQGTLVWQFDGPGTVDFACLVPGHFEAGMVGKVAVK